The proteins below come from a single Orcinus orca chromosome 6, mOrcOrc1.1, whole genome shotgun sequence genomic window:
- the FAM240B gene encoding protein FAM240B isoform X1 — MTQRMNNQYIRREVFCCETCHELKSFWEKEISKQTGYRELEEDRQGRSALRKLREEWKQRLEKRLGMLDNPDGKEKQANTVG, encoded by the exons aggATGAACAATCAATACATACGTCGAGAAGTCTTCTGCTGTGAAACTTGTCATGAGCTCAAAAGCTTCTGGGAGAAAGAAATTAGCAAACAGACTGGTTACCGGGAACTGGAGGAAGATCGTCAGGGAAGAAGTGCCCTGAGAAA GCTCAGAGAAGaatggaagcagagactggagaaAAGGCTGGGGATGTTGGACAATCCTGATGGGAAGGAAAAGCAGGCAAACACTGTGGGCTGA
- the FAM240B gene encoding protein FAM240B isoform X2, producing MNNQYIRREVFCCETCHELKSFWEKEISKQTGYRELEEDRQGRSALRKLREEWKQRLEKRLGMLDNPDGKEKQANTVG from the exons ATGAACAATCAATACATACGTCGAGAAGTCTTCTGCTGTGAAACTTGTCATGAGCTCAAAAGCTTCTGGGAGAAAGAAATTAGCAAACAGACTGGTTACCGGGAACTGGAGGAAGATCGTCAGGGAAGAAGTGCCCTGAGAAA GCTCAGAGAAGaatggaagcagagactggagaaAAGGCTGGGGATGTTGGACAATCCTGATGGGAAGGAAAAGCAGGCAAACACTGTGGGCTGA